tttttagtatctcttatgtgatcttaagtgataggtagattgatgtagggtttggttcaattagatattgggattatTAGGTTAGAGTGTTATAATTTAGATTGAATTGATGAAATTTGCATGAactattggttaataatgagtttaattgatgtttgatggtgtatgattgaatgtatgatgattgtatgcctgtatctGATGTCTGGAACCGATTTGGGATGATGgatgtgtgaaatcgcaggtctgtcgcagacctgagattcTGAGAAATCGCACGTTCGCTAAGCGGAGCTAGGCTTGCTAAGCGGAGGCTGTGTGCGTCGTTCAGGCTCGTTAAGCGGAGCTAGTTCGCTAAGCGGCGGTCCAAGGTAGTTTTCTACTAGAAAGCGTGTTAGAGGGTCGCTCAGCGGACCctgttatacaattttttttcaaactttgaaatcataacttttgaaccgtgtatcctttcttagtgccgttttggacgttgtaaaggtaattaaatgttttatatgatgaacgataaaatgggcagtggctgactttatttttttaaaactcgatttaattatttggtGAGAATTAAGCATTGTGTACATATGAGATATGTGTGACATTGTATTGATGTGGTGATAAATTggctgtgattattattatgactgtgatgaatgcatggctatttgaatgatgttgaaaacatgtacatacttattcggtgatgtggtgttgagaggagttgttcatcgtgatcggtgatgtttttaagtatgttatgtgtgttcatTCACtcatatgcattcggtgatggatcccggtgatgtttggatcgatggtggacataattcccattatgCGGAATTTGTGTCGgagggccgtatctcgatgaggcgtagatcggtcaggtggattaattccacggtttattggtaccacatgcatagtgttagttgagtcatatgcattttgtcataacatgattgaatgaatTCAGTGTTGTGTTGAATGATTTATTGCTGTATGAGTTGATGAATGATAGTGGCTaatctgaatatgtatgattgggtgaatgatatatgatgatgcttgttgcttatgaattgcataatatttactaattgagaatgagactcacccttatatgttgtcattttcagattgaggatagcggctttacgacttggtgaggattagctcatgagtcagtgtgtctagtttagcgtcaagtgtcatgctctgatattgtaacactaggGACGCGAGTTTTGATCGTTCATGTCTTatgactttatttctttattttgagttttatggATATAGTTTCGAAGGTATTGGACTATTCCCTATAATTGTTTTTCCGTTGTACTAACATGAGTTACTATGAATTATGATGAAACTCCTTAATGTTAGCATGACAATGACATATGATGtttgatttaaaatttgaaattgtgaCACCCTGGTTCCATGTTACTCTGCGgaatttagaagggtgttacagttgcAACTGTTGAAAGCGGTAGTCATTATTCTAATGAAGATCCCGAACAAATACTCAAcgagataattaatttaattttacattTTCAATTATTGTAttgtaatatttaatattatatttaaatttaaatttatttcaatgtttatttaaattaattttcattaaagttaattatttattttattaataaatttactgtttttaattattttttaattttcattaattttattaattattatattttgatattaattaaaaattattaatttattcattaaataagataaacaaaaaaaatgcatttGTTTCATAGGTCGGAGTAAGGATTCTCTCCATTACTCAAAAGAAACGGAGGTGTCAATTATTATAGTTTTGATGTATAAATGTATAATTAATGTCACTACTTTTTTAAATGTGTGcaaatatatcttttatttacatcaaaactatagtaatgaaaAATTACATTTCTTTTGAATATTGGataactcaatttttttttaaaaatggagAGAATCTTTACCAAAACTATATAGTAATTGAGAATTATGTTTTAAAAGGTAGCAATTggggaaaaaaattaaaaaggtgGCAGTGGGTCAATGAGTCTTATTTACAGTATATTTTCCATTTTCCATATTCAAAGCCACTATCATTGGTCACGATTCTAAGCATGGAGCtatcagaaaaataaaaaagtgaagAACACCACGGAATCATATTAAACAAAAAGGAAATgtgaaataaaaatattgttaacGTAGTAAGTACTAGATCAGTCAAAGCAAGAAACAATTCTCGGCCACTTATGCACCAAACACAAAGTTAATCACCATCAAAGTTCCAGTTCAAAACACCAAATCTAGCAATTACAGACATGGGGATCAATAATCATGATCAACCATAAGTTAGTTTGCAAGTTGAAGATGCCCTTGGGAATGAggataatatatttttgtttttggaaTGCCCACGTGGGGTCCAAAATTTCATGGTTTGTAAAATGCTTGCACTCTTCAAGATATAACTTGCTAGCATAAGCTCATCTTGTAGGCCATAGAAATTGAAAAGATTGCAAGTTCGAAGGTGTAATGAAAGACATTGCGGAACAACTTCTGGATCCACCCATTTTTCTATGTACTCTTGTTTTTCTCTTTTAGATCTTTTATTCAAGGGAGCCTGTTAACAAtgcacataaaataaaataaaacatatcgGGCAACCCATTAGCGTTGTATGAAAAGATAATTCAGATATGGTCCTTAACAAACCTGTCGAATGTCAAGCTTTTGAAGCTTAGGGCAATTATTGAGCGCTTCAACTAAGAATCGGCAACAATAATTGAGAGAAATAAGCTCCAGTTGGGTCAAATTATGAAAAGTAGGAATCAAATCATTCCAGTAACGCACCTAGTTCataccatggttttaaattgcggaccGCATCACCTGATGCGGCCGCAATATTGCGGTTGCGGTAGTGTCCGCATCCGCATCagaccgcaattgcggtgtgattgcaaatcacaataaaaaccgcATCATAACACCGCATCAGCCGCATCATAACACCGCATCGACCGCATCAAGCCGCATCAGACCGCATCAGGCCGCAAGAGATTATGCAATGCTCGCAAAAATTATTTGGTCTAccttctttttttaattatattatagatttaagatatattttaaaaggaTTAGTGATATTTAAAAGGGTGACGAATTATTAATGAGATATACATGAAATTTAGAGAGAAAATGGAAGATATGTGAAATCGAaagtataaataataaaatataatattttatgttcataaaTATGAATTCACGCCGCAACAACCGCATTCTGCATCGCAACAACCGCAATAGCCGCAACCGCAGTAACTGCAACCGCAACCGCATCCGcagccgcaaccgcaatttaaaaccatggttcATACATGAAGAAATCAGATACGATTCTCAcacacaaaaacaaagaaaaacaaaatacatgTCAATAgcatttttcttttccatctcatCATCAATAAGTGTAGTAAACAAACCCTATTGAGTCGAAGGCACAGGGAAGATGTGTTGTTAACCGCTTTTAACGGAAAATAAGAATGAAGAAAAGAATTATAAGTGCAATGAATATCAGCTCTGGTCAAGTTACTCAAGCAAAAGCTCTTCCACTCAGTACATGTTAGAGATTCCTCAAAACAAAAAGTCACATCAAATGTGTATAATTCCTCCAGAATTGGACATCCAGATAAAAACATGAGAATGTCTCGAAGTTTAGGGAACCAAATAATTTCCAAATGAAGGGTTTTGAGGGAAGGAAGTACAATTGAAGAATAACCCTTTTCCACGTTAAAACCAGAAAGCTTGAGAACCACAAGGGTTTTGCAAGTGAGAATATTGACAGGCAATCCCGGATAAGATCCCGATGGGCTGAGATGGAGGTAAAGGTACTCAACTCTTCTTTGTATCACAAAATTGATCCATTTGGTTATAGTGGTAATGGGGCACCGAAGAAGACAACCGTATGCAACCTTGAAATGGAAACTCTTAATGGAAAGTGTGGCATCTCGCGCAAGCAAAACAGAGTTCATGAAATCATTAAATTTAGAACATTCAGTTTGATAATGAAGATTGGTATCGAAGCACAGGGTGGGAACTGAGAGGCATAGATGACTCCACCTCTTTGAAAGAATGCTTGTAGCCGCGGATTGTTTGGTTTCAAGAAAAGAGAGAATGTGACAGAGAATGTCGTCTGGTAGAGTGCTAATAATATCCGCCATTGATATTGAAGGAGGAGGGCGGAACAGTGAAAAACGAAATTAGTTTTTGATTTTCCGTTGAAACTTAAACCCTAAACCTAAAATATGATATGCTTTACGAAATTATAGACTATAATGTTatctattaatttttttgtatttattatgGATGATTGAAATTTGAGGACATTATGGAATAATAATCCATATGGTTCTGATTGAATTGGAAAAAGTAAATCACGTTTACTATTGATTTATGATTCATTATTATTTCTACAACGAATCAACAAATTTATGGGGTAGCTATCTATATCTTTTCTCTAATAAATATAGATAGAAGTATTTTTCTTccgtttaaaaaaacaatttattaacatttttttcaaaataatttattaaccTGTGTGTAATACATGTGGTATCCATAATTATATTTTAGGAAACAATTTTCTTAACTATTTTTAGTGGGAGGATCATGAGAGAGTGTGTATCAAAGTTGATAGAGTCGGTTGGAGCCTCTTTATAAAAAATTTTGTTAGTTAGGCACAAGAAAATTGTAATTCAACAACTTTATTTGAGTAATTAGATTTAGATAGATGTTTTCCTAGTTCATTGAAACTAAGAGTGTGTAATTCAACAACTATTGGAATCTATATATTTTAACAGAATATAGTacagaaaaaatttaaaatttaatgttctataaaaatgattatgaatcacagaaaaatatcaaatttagttaattttttttataaaattaatcaaaatttaaaaCGAACAGTATATAAatccattttaaattttttaaaataattatatacatTAAAATCAATACATTTTAAAATTGCACTATTaatatcaaatattaaaattatttaatatagatGAATTCATAAACTATCGAAAAATCCAATTTAAAACTCGAatattcaattattaaaattatttaattaagatGTATTTATAAAgttatagtaaaataaatatttgattaaaaaaaattttgaataatatattttaaataatatatagaaaaatagggatatgcactgatagtgtaaaatagttttacactgtcaaccaatgacaatcatgaatcaggacaagtcagactgaaaattaaaaaagacttatatgacatggcaaaacgtTATATTCTAATTGGACGACAGTGTAATAAACTTAACCTTAAAGTTCGTAACAGAACTCAACAATCTTTGGATAGAAATGATAAGAGCATTAAGCTCAGACCTACCGGTAACCGTAGAATTAATTCCATGAATCACCACCTGAGAGTCGCTTTCAAAAATAACATTATTCAGATTCATGGTTAGAACACTATGAATGGCTTCCTTCAGAGCCAAAGCTTCAGCTTCTAAGGGAGACAAAATGTCGTTATCCCATGCTACACCTGCAATGGTAAACCTTCCCATATTGTCCCGAAGGCACCAACCCCTGTTAGTAGTCTGATAATGGCTATTAAACCCGGCATCAACATTACACTTTATTCATCCTTCAGGAGGCGGAATCCAAACCAACGGGAGTTGATGAACAATATTCGGCGTATGAATTTCACGGGCATCAGACCAATCAAACCAATTATAATAAGCTTGAGTACCAAAGATCCTCCCTGTTATTATTCCACACAATATTATTACTATTCTTCCAAAGACTCTCTAACACCAGAGCAAAACGACCCGcatctttcttatcttctttaTTATAAATATCAAGGATAATAGACTTAGCATCACTAAAAGTTTGTAGCCGATGATCAACAATAGTAGATaaacctgctgcccgccaacaAAGATTAGTAGCATGATAGCCGAAGAATACATGCCAATCATCCTCCATATCTAAATCACAAACCGGGCAAGACAACGGGCATTGAACATAATGTTGTCTAAGTCTTCTGCGCGATGGTAAACAACCTCTACAAATTTTCCAAAGGAGGTGTTTAACTCTAGGCGGCGCCATAATATTCCACAAGCTATCCCAATTTCCATccatgtaacacccctctaataccccacggcaattagcaaaattaaatcagagtaaacatgcaaagggtgtcacaattcaaaaataaaagaaaacacacgttcggcatatgtcatgcattcactgaaacatttgaaatta
The Vicia villosa cultivar HV-30 ecotype Madison, WI linkage group LG6, Vvil1.0, whole genome shotgun sequence genome window above contains:
- the LOC131613897 gene encoding uncharacterized protein LOC131613897 translates to MEDDWHVFFGYHATNLCWRAAGLSTIVDHRLQTFSDAKSIILDIYNKEDKKDAGRFALVLESLWKNSNNIVWNNNREDLWGWCLRDNMGRFTIAGVAWDNDILSPLEAEALALKEAIHSVLTMNLNNVIFESDSQVVIHGINSTVTGRSELNALIISIQRLLSSVTNFKVKFITLSSN